One region of Salvia miltiorrhiza cultivar Shanhuang (shh) chromosome 3, IMPLAD_Smil_shh, whole genome shotgun sequence genomic DNA includes:
- the LOC131016238 gene encoding probable inactive patatin-like protein 9, translating to MELSKVTLEIFSKLEQKWLHHCEGKKTRVLSIDGGGTTGIVACAALVHLEDQIHEKTGDSNARIADFFDIVVGTGIGALLAAMLVADDGSGRPLFSARDASKFLEANQAKLFRVKKLAGFRRRMRFSGRSMDTVLQAAFRREDGKVLTLKDTCKPLLVPCFDLKSSAPFVFSRADASESPSFDFELSKVIRATSATPSMLKPYRLSSSDGKISCLAVDGGLVMNNPTAAAVTHVLHNKRDFPSVTGVDDLLVLSIGNGALSTPSPVKLSRSGDCSTASVVGIVLDGVSETVDQMVGNAFCWNPNDYVRVQANGVGIRAEDVLAERAVESLPFGGKRLLTETNGGRIGGFVQRLVASGRSSLPPSPCKETAVSPLVNGR from the exons ATGGAGTTGAGCAAGGTGACGCTGGAGATTTTCTCCAAGCTAGAGCAGAAATGGCTGCACCACTGCGAGGGCAAGAAGACGCGTGTATTAAGCATCGATGGCGGTGGAACAACCGGCATTGTCGCCTGTGCCGCCTTGGTCCACCTCGAGGACCAGATCCACGAGAAAACCGGCGATTCCAATGCGCGGATTGCCGATTTCTTCGATATCGTTGTCGGCACGGGAATCGGCGCTCTCCTCGCCGCGATGCTCGTCGCCGACGACGGCTCAGGCCGTCCACTCTTCTCCGCACGGGACGCCTCGAAGTTTTTGGAGGCGAATCAGGCGAAGCTGTTCAGAGTGAAGAAGCTGGCTGGATTCCGGCGGCGGATGAGGTTTTCCGGTCGGAGCATGGACACCGTCTTGCAGGCTGCTTTCCGGCGGGAGGACGGCAAGGTTTTGACTCTCAAGGACACGTGTAAGCCTCTCCTCGTGCCGTGCTTCGACTTGAAGAGCTCGGCGCCGTTCGTCTTCTCCCGTGCCGACGCCTCCGAGTCGCCGAGCTTCGACTTCGAGCTGTCGAAGGTGATCCGCGCCACGTCGGCGACGCCGTCGATGTTGAAGCCGTACAGACTCTCGTCCAGCGACGGTAAGATCTCATGTCTGGCGGTGGACGGCGGCCTGGTGATGAACAACCCTACCGCTGCCGCCGTCACTCACGTTCTGCACAACAAGCGTGATTTTCCGTCTGTGACCGGAGTCGATGATCTATTGGTGCTCTCCATCGGCAATGGAGCGCTGAGCACTCCGTCTCCGGTGAAGCTCAGCCGCAGCGGTGACTGCTCGACGGCGTCGGTCGTCGGCATTGTCCTCGACGGCGTCTCCGAAACCGTTGATCAAATGGTGGGGAATGCCTTCTGCTGGAATCCAAACGATTACGTCAGAGTTCAG GCTAACGGCGTCGGGATTAGGGCGGAGGACGTGCTAGCGGAGAGAGCGGTGGAGTCTTTGCCGTTTGGCGGGAAGCGGTTGCTGACGGAGACTAACGGCGGGAGGATCGGAGGGTTTGTGCAACGGCTTGTTGCATCGGGAAGGAGTAGCCTGCCGCCGAGCCCGTGCAAAGAAACGGCCGTTAGTCCCCTGGTTAACGGGCGTTAG